ATATGATTGGTTTATATGGAGTCTTGTTCTTATCTTGCTGAATATTTTAAATCAGAAAATAACATAGTAATTGTTTTAACTAATTTCTATCACATGCTTCTGATTGCAGACATTTAATCAGTTCCCCGAATACTGCTTGATTTCCACTGTGTCGTTTTTCTATTCATTTTAATGGTTGATGCCTTTATATTCAAACCTTGTTGAAGGCCCAATCTCTCAATCACTTTGACAACGAAGGAAATGTGTCAGTTTCTGAGATCCATTTTGCATTCTGAAATTTAACACCTTAACGACTGCATCAAATCTTATAAAGTGCTTCATTGAATCGTTTGGTCACTGATGTGGCCTTTATATGTTCTCTTCAACAAGTTTTTGGGACCGCAAGAGGAAAATGTTCATGGACCGGATGTGAGCAATTTGAGTTTTAACAGTTCCTTCCCTTTTATTCAGTTACCAAATGGAAATGTTTACAACAGTATGGTTGTCTCCCGATCATTTTCTGTTGAAGTGAGTCAAATTGTTCATTcacatttaattaattgttgCTTCTGCTTTAGCAGATTTGCTAGTTCAAATGTTGGAGACATGGTTGTGTTTGTAAATGTTGTAATTACACTTATGGCTTGTGTTTTGGCTCTAGGTTCCGCACATCAACCAACTACATACATGGGATTGCGGTCTTGCCTGTGTTGCGATGGTTTTGAGAACTCTTGGCTTCAGTGATTGTAATGTTATAGAACTAGAAGAGCTATGTTGCACGAGAAGGTAATAATCTTTGACTATCAATTGATACTTAACATTTTTGTCATTATGGGGAACCCCTTCTGCCTTTATTTGGAgcttaataattgtaattttgatAGATATAAAGAATCTTTCTGCATgatttattgatgactttttttGGTTGCAGCATTTGGACAGTTGATCTTGCATATTTGTTGCAGAAATATTCTGTCGATTTTTACTACTTTACAGTCACACTAGGAGCAAACCCCAAGTTTAGTGTGGAGACGTTTTACAAGGTAATTCTCCCCTGCATAACGTGTTTTGTGAGTGCCGCTATATTTCCTAAATGTTGTAGATTGGTCAGCTTTGAACTATAGTGTCATTACAGATTACATATCGTAAAAATCCCGTTCCAAACCAGCATTTCTCAAATTTTGAGAATCTTCtcaattcataaaaaattatttttattttcattactaGTAGTTGCAATGGTCTTCATGTTGTCGTTTATGCCtgcaaaaacttttaaaattgagCCCGTTGTTTCTTATGCTTCAAGAATCCTTTCGAAATTATGAATCATTTTGAGCAACTCTATATTTTTGTGAGGTTATGTAGCAATGCTATGTTATATCAGATATTTGAGCCATGGTGGCGAGGAAGAAGGCTAGCTAAATTTATATGTTCTCGGTATCCAAATTTAGTCTTCTTTTAGTTACTATGGGCTTTTTAGTTGGAATCGTGTTCTCGCTTTCCAACATTGTGCCATTCTACTCGTCAAACtgtgctttattttattttattttattttttactgttAAGAAAACTGGTTGCATATGATGTGAGTACATCCGTgatcaaggttgaaaaaatctcTAGGCGCccgattttttattatttatttattatttatttttttttaaatttttaaaaaaaatattttaatagttaataattgtaaagtactaaagtgtttaaaattttaagtctTTAcgctttaatagttaaatagttaatatttaataataagttAACAGTTATTACttactattatttattagtgtattacttattagtttaatttagttattacttattacttattattttattaagttacaatattacttattagactattactgggcgtttggttggagcctggagggaaggaattaggtaGGAAAGGAatccgaaccagacacataaaatgggatggagggagtattatttattagtgtattacttattagtttaatttagttattacttattacttattattttattaagttacagtattacttattagactattactgggcgtttggttggaggaaaggAATTAGGtaggaaaggaattgtaattccatgggaaaagaataatgtgggaatgaagtgagagtttaaattccagtatttggtttgcaggaataaaattacttgaaatttcaatttcaatgtttggtatacatgggtgttaaaagggaataagtagtataaagtccaaaatgtccgttattgttattgttattgttattgttattgtcaTTGTCATTGTCATTGTTATTGTCAGTGTCAGAGTCAGTGTCAGAGTCAGTGTCAGTGTTATTGTCAGTGTCactgttattatttttattattattattgttataaacaatgcaaattttcaatcactattgcatagaaataaagaattcattCGCTATTATAAACAATGTTAACAAACACACAACTCATGGCCTCATGCCATTCACTGTTGCATAGATCGGTGCACAGAATGAAGATTATACAACACACCTACCATCGgcgtacaaaatgaaaattttgttgttcaaaatttaggcaaatacgctatatacacatatcaaatttaaatacttgagagttttgagaaaacttACTTGATTAAGGTTGGTCTAGAATGATTACTGCTTAGCGTTCTCGGTTGATAgtagtcgaagaataatacacgcCATAATCTAGAAGTGAAGGTCAAGcatcaattttagattaaaaaaatggagggttaattttgtattattattttcttcctaaaatccttGGAATTAAAATCTCAGGGGAGCCATGGGagtctaattccatgaaaatgagggaattgcaattccctctaaccagatgaaggaatttagttgccttcgaAATTAGatgggaattaagtgggaatgaaattgtaattccctccaaccaaacgcctcgTTAGAGtatagttaatacattataacattaacactttaaatgtttaagatttaaaattattaaaatattaaaaaaaaaaacgccccAGTTGGCCGGGCGCCACCTaggcgatttttgcaacattgtcCGTGATGGATGATTTTGTATATGAAGCATATAATCACGCATCTTTTCCCTAGGAGCATGCTGGtttgtttttatatacaaaGTGGGAGCTTTGAGTACGCAACAAGTATGTAATGCTACTGGCCTTGAAGTGAAAACATAATAGTTTAGCTAAACTTCCAATCATTTGGTTTCACCACAAGCTGTTGTTAACGTGATTTAGATGCAACTGATGAACCGATAAAATTGCCTCCTATTTATACTCTATTTGTCGGGTAAACTGCTGCATTATTTTTCTATGACTAAAGCACAAATTAAATCCAATTTGCAGGAACAATTACCTAGTGATCTGGTCCGTGTGAATACGCTGTTTCAAAAGGCACGGGAAGCTGGCATTGATATTGAGGCAAGCTATTTATCATAAGGACATGCTATTCTTTCATCGTTCgactcttttttttatttttttatttttttttatttttttttattggaacgAAGTACTCACCAGCAATTGGGTAGCCTCAGTTGTAAGACCCATTAGTAAGATAATCTAGCTGTATTCTACGATTCAGTGTACAAAACCTGTAAAATAGGAAAGTTAACTGCTTTAATAATGCTCACGCACACTTTTGCATAGATACATAAAAGAATAATCATCTGACGGGTATATTCGCTATACAGTGCAGGTCAATTAGCAAAGAAGAGATGTCCATATTAATCTTGTCGGGAAACTATATTGCAATTGCTTTAGTTGACCAATACAAGTTAAAGtattttctctttctcttcctACAAAAATTTGCCGCTCCCTCCCGCTTGTATTACTTcatgaaatgaagaaaaattttCGGTTTGAATTTGTGATTCACTCTTTGTTTACTTATATGGCCTTCGTGCAGTCATTCTTGGCTGGAGGACCTTTGTGTTTCGAGCTTTTGTAGCAACAGGCCTGGGTATACTGGTGAGAATTTTTGGTGTTCCCCAATTTTCCGCTCTTCATTGGCTTAAACATAAAAGCGTGTATAATATGTTAtttcaaaacattttcctcAACAAAGGCAATATCTTTCTGATTTGCATTGATATTGCTTGCAGGTCACTATGTTGTCATTTGTGGCTACAATGCAGACACAGATACATTTGAGATTCGAGATCCAGCAAGTTCAAGGTTCGTTTAATTCTCATCTTTTGCACTCCTTGAGCTTTTATGGCTTTTAAACTGGGAAAAAGGGTAAACACAAAAATGGAAAACATAAATATGTAGTTGTCTTCTTCATTACGATAGGATTTTGGTCTTACCAATCTCGAGTTACATTGGTGCTTTGCTTTGAATAAATGATGAATCATTTCTAGGAAACATGAAAGGGTTACTTCAAGGTGTCTAGAAGAGGCTCGTAAATCGTTTGGCACTGATGAGGATCTACTACTGGTACGTTGCCATTAGTAATTATTAACCTGCTCGAAGTTGAAACCCGCATTTGTGATCGTATGATAAATTACTTGATGTTTTTTGGTGAACATTCGTTTGGAGAAAGAGAATCCAAACAGCCCCTTGTCGTTCTTAACTTCACACGATTGCTGATATCCAGTGTTTTGCGGCAGATTCATTTGTATTACATAGAAGAATGTGTAATTTTTCTTGTATATTTATGGACatttaggtatatatattagCATAAAACAGTTATTCATACAAAACAAGTGATACATAATACTTTGTTATAGATGTTCTTAAATAAATGCCTTTTCATTATCAAAATCTCTAACATTGACTCAAGTGGAAACAACTTTGATTTACACAAAAGCTTACAGTTGTAACTCAGAAAGTGTTAGGTGAAATCCTCCTTGACCCTAGTTAGTAAAGAATTACAAGTAAATTAACATAGGTTACCTATCTATAAGTAGGAATAACTAATAAGCAGTTCTCATTTAGAGTTGAACTTGAAACTTTGTGATTACAATATTAACATGCCAATTAAAATGGTTGGAGTTGCCTCAAAGTAGAAAGAACTTGAATTGCTTATGCATGCATGAAATTGAAAGTTCGAACCACTTGAATTGCTTATGCATGCATGAAATTGAAAGTTCGAACCTATTGAATTGCTTATGCATGCATGAAATTGAAAGTTCGAACCTATGTGTCAGTCACTTAAGAAAGTGAGTGGTTTTGCCTCACCTATGTGTCAGTCACTTAAGAAAGTGAGTGGTTTTGCCTCGCTTATATACAATGAATCCAAGTGAAAGTTGAAAGATGAAACAAAGGAAATATCATTTGAAAGGTCGGACTATATTACAATATTAACATGCCAATTAAAATGGTTGGAGTTGCCTCAAAGTAGAAAGAACTTGAATTGCTTATGCATGCATGAAATTGAAAGTTCGAACCTATATGTCAGTCACTTAAGAAAGTGAGTGGTTTTGCCTTGCTTATATACAATGAATCCAAGTGAAAGTTGAAAGATGAAACAAAGGAAATATCATTTGAAAGGTCGGACTATATTACAATATTAACATGCCAATTAAAATGGTTGGAGTTGCCTCAAAGTAGAAAGAACTTGAATTGCTTATGCATGCATGAAATTGAAAGTTCGAACCTATGTGTCAGTCACTTAAGAAAGTGAGTGGTTTTGCCTCACATATATACAATGAATCCAAGTGAAAGTTGAAAGATGAAACAAAGGAAATATCATTTGAAAGGTCGGACTATATTACAATATTAACATGCCAATTAAAATGGTTGGAGTTGCCTCAAAGTAGAAAGAAGTTGAATTGCTTATGCATGCATGAAATTGAAAGTTCGAAACTATGTGTCAGTCACTTAAGAAAGTGAGTGGTTTTGCCTTGCTTATATACAATGAATCCAAGTGAAAGTTGAAAGATGAAACAAAGGAAATATCATTTGAAAAGTGAAAGTTGAAAGATGAAACAAAGGAAATATCATTTGAAAGGTCGGACTATAAAGATGAAACAAAGGAAATATCATTTGAAAGGTCGGACTATacacttatatttaatttcttaatgagTTTCATGATCACTGCTTTGGCATTTGCATGAAGGATCACCTGACCCGGGAGATCAAAGAGAAAGTAATGATCTGCAGGAATCagtttcaaattaaataatagaatCATCAGCAAAGTATTTTCTCAATCATACATCCAAGTGCTTCTAAACAAAAAAGAGGAAACTCGTATGTTTTTCATGAGTGGGGGTTGAGCTTGAGGGCATATACATGAGATTCTAAACCCTTAAGAACTAGATAATGCACAATAGTATCcagaatattttttatttttcagtttAAAACACACACTTCTATGTGGCACCAAATTgttctcccatatgggaggttgtaggttcgagcctcaatggaagtcatattgactctttgtgtttcagttggttgagaaagtagtaatgaacagatactgtacCTAGTTGGCTAGCTTCTgcatggcaaattattctgtgatccaatacataatttacatacacAATTTAGACAATTTGTAatgtggaccagggtccacagtgcaatatacataatttgaattatatagtTGAGGATacaaacacttaacataatacacataatttatgttcattatatcgtgtttgtgtatgtgtatttatgaacatgaattatgtaccttGTGAAgtcaaattatgtgtattagaTTAGGGTCCACCGTGCACAATATAACGATtgcacaatttacatactaaacttcacaattcaaattttgggcattcagtatgtaaattgtgtattttggacccgggtccaccttataAAGTAGACccagtccatggtataacactATAACTGTCCCTTGTGTATTCAAGAATCAAGACATCTACCATTAGGCATTAGCACATTAGATTATTAGAACAGTTCATTAGTCTGTGCATACATTTAATGGTTTACAGGACACTCTAGGACAAACATTTCCTCACAAGAAAATGACAAATCTTATTACCATATGGAAAATGGGAAAGAAACAGTACTTCTCATTGGAAAGAAACTTATTAGGAACCTTAAATTCCAGAACATAAGGAAGAACAGAATGCCTCTATTTCAATCACCATCAAGCTATGGACTGTGAAATGCCATTCTCATTATACCATACAAATAGCTTAATCAAAAAGGATACGGCAAAGCATCATTTGCAGGATCCAAGTTAATTACAGCAACTTCTCTACAatacaattattaaaatttttttagggAATAAAGACCCCAACCATAGAAATGAACTCCTACTTTTTCTAATGTAAATCttcattgtttaaaaaaaaaaaaattgtaaatctTCACACAATTTGAAGTTCAAAACTCTAACCATCTTAACAAATACTCCATGCACACCAGAGTTGTGTGGGAAAATAACATTTAGGAAAGTTTAGGGTAATCACCGGCCGATGAGTTGCAGGAACTGAGTACATATATGCCATTGCAATAAGTAGTTTTGCCGGAGCCCGGCGGCCCAATCACCATTCTTGTTATATGGAATCACCTTTTTGCTTCACTTTTGCCGGTGAAGGAAGACAAGTAATCAAACACCTATCTATTACCAAACTTCAAATAACATAAATCCACAAGACCAACTCATTAAGCCTTTAATTGTTAACTCTTGaaacaacaatatttatgactaaaaattgattttctttttaattaatagactaatgattgaaaatcattgattttaacTTTTGTTACATATGAGACAagtaaaagaaattgtagtcTTTGAAACTTAAGGTAATTGGCATGTTTGGTTATTGGTGGATCCGCTAACTTTGACGTTTTGACCATGATCAAAACACTAAAACCCATGTTTGGTAAatcagcggtttggagcagcaAATTGCTTCAAACCGCTAAAATCTCACACACTACTATTAGCAGCGTTTGAGATTGACGTTCtggagaaaatataattttccccaaaacgcccttatttatatatatataaaattaactaCTAAAGAGCCTTTAAGGCTCCTCTTAAAGGCTCTTAATTGCCGTGCCCATCTGAATTCGACTGGGCACAACTAAAACTTATGGAGCCTTGAGGGCTTCTATCcttcccaccgatgtgggaaaaatgggaaaaagaaggggAGTCGCACcccttatttttaaatttttttttttgttattattattattattatttatgaaatacATGTATACCCTTTAAgttattttacatgttaaccacTAACAACTAACTTTACCAAACATGTTTTTATAAATCTCTGATATAATCCACCGATCAAACCAGCTAATGCAATCCGTTATTTgctaaccgctaacacaatccgctaaccgttgattgccaaacaaggtcaatatcttattttttatttatcaagGGGGAAACCCACATAAGAACTGAGATTGTTACCCAGAGTTATACATGAAGCGCCATGAAGGGCACCCAATTTTATCGTAGTCTAAATAACGCAGCACATCTACCGACGATTGAGGTCTGAGGAAGCCTATGGAGACCTTTGGGATATAGCTTTGATGATCTTGCTAATTGGTCAGCTATTACATTGAGCTCACGAGGAATTAACTCTAGTTTCCATGACTCCACCGATCTTAATTCCTGCCTGCACGCTTTGAGTATGTTGCAAATCATACTAGTCGGGTTTGGATTGCTTCTCATAGCGGTTATAATTTCCTTTGAATCACCTTCAATAGTTATTTTCTTCAAGTCCATATGTACTGCTGCTTGTATACCTCTAAGCAGGACCCTATGTTGTTGACGAAGCCGTAGAGCCAGCTGCCCGAGGAGTCTCTAATTACTCCTCCACACCCCGTTTTCTTAGAAAGTATATCAACTGTGCCgttgaaatttattttcacTGTCCCGGTCTCAGGTTTGGTCCAGCTTATGCTCTCCCATCTGGGTGTAGCTTCCGCACCTTGATAAGTTCTGGATCTAGCAAAAGCAGATTTAACTTGCTCCAATTGTGTATTAATCCACAGAACTTTAGATTGGAGCTGGTAGAGAGTTTTAGTGAAGATTGCCTCGTTTCTCCACTTCCAAACCCACCACAATGTTAACACAAACAGGGAGTTGTCATCTACTGGTTTATGCCCAATGCCCATTGCCGTTGTACACAATTCCACAATCCAACCATCTCTGGAATGGTAAATTCCTTGCTTTCCCGTGGAATTCCGGGAGCATTCTTTTCCAAACCTCATCTGCTGCTGGGCATTTACGCAGGGTGTGGTCAATATCCTCACTCACTTCATTACAAAGCCAACACTTATCGCAAGACGCAAGGCCTCTCTTCACCCTCAAATTGTTGGTCATTAATCTTTCATGTCGGGCTAACCATAGGAATGTCTTAATTTGACTGGGCATCTTTGGCTTCCAAATTGCGTTCCACTTAGCTGCTTCAGGTGGTGGGGAATTCTCAGCAGCAAGTTCGTACGCAGAACAGATTGACAAGGATCCCGACGGTTCTTTGCTCCAGCCAGTTAGTTATAGTTCAATCTAGATGGTCCCTGGGAGGCATGGCTTTGTCCCTCTAAATAACCAGTAGTTATGAGAGAGATATTATTATagtaggaagaaaaaaaaaaaagaacaaaaaaaaatcagtatatCACTAACTCCAAAGGCAGATTGCAAAAAGTGACAAAGAACAGGACAGAAATCTCAGTATAGCAAAATGTAGAAAAACACAGCTCAAAGAATTAGGAACAGATTAAATGGTTCATATCTACTTTGTTGTTGCAAAATTAGTCTGCATGGTTCAATAATTTAGTGATTACAGAAGTGAATATTAGAACAGCTACTGAACTTTCTACAAAACCACGTTGCAGACTTGTAGGTCAAGCTCTTTCGGAAGCCAGTCCAAGAAGAGGCAAAGGCCGGCAATACTTTCTAGCACTCAAGCTAGCCAGTAGCCACAGGGTTTACTAAAACTACTCTGTAATCTGCATATATTTGTACTCACAAAGTCACAAACTGTGTTGAAGTTTAATAAGGTAAAGACAGGTCATTTATGGCTCCTGTAATCATTCCACGCCATCATTTCAAGTTTGTCAAGTAAATATGGCAATAGGCTACACTCTACAGGCAACACACTACGCCCACCTATAATAGATAAAAGGAGGCAGTAACTGAGGGGCACCCCATGGCTCCCACACTGGTAACCTGATGAACATATTTAGCTAactatttattgatcaaattttataatttataataaagtaGTTTTGTCATTACATATATCATTCTATCTGGTGGACTAAGCTAAATCTTGTAGGATGTTAGAGAGAGagggaataaaaaataaattaaataaaataaaaagaaagcaaaATGAACAAGACAGTTTTACATAAGTTGTGCCatcacttttaaatttttttctgtatataaaattttcattttctttctatAACCAATGATTAATGCATGTAACATGAGTAATACTCTCTAAAtcacattaaccatttaacttTTCATTAAATATGAAGAGCCAATGACATTAAATCAGAGTGATACAGGTATGAGTTGAATACTAATATACGAATTAATATTTAAAGCACCAACATAAATCATAAATCCTTAATTCGCTAAACATCAGACTTCCTTCTCGTCAAAATTGAACTAGTTTTCCAATTAGAGGGatcaaaaatgataatttcacAAAAGACACTTGTTCAGAATCTGACTCAATTTCAGAAAATTGAACACAACCTGGGtacaatctcaaaattaaataaataaatgataaagCTCATTCATGAACTTACTGTTGAAGCTCATGAATCAACCTTAGTCAATAGTTTCCTTTGTCAATGAGAATAAATGTGAGTCATGACTCATCAGGGACAAAGTCCATGCGACTCTCATGCACCTCTTCTTGCAGTTTCAGAGAGATGCCCCTGACAGGCCATCTGAATCCTTTTCAAGGGATGGCTTGAAACCTTCTTGTGTTTATGGAAATCCAGTCATTTTAGAGTAGTGACTCTCAATCACCTGTTGA
This portion of the Ipomoea triloba cultivar NCNSP0323 chromosome 5, ASM357664v1 genome encodes:
- the LOC116019168 gene encoding guanylyl cyclase 1-like isoform X3 translates to MVLRTLGFSDCNVIELEELCCTRSIWTVDLAYLLQKYSVDFYYFTVTLGANPKFSVETFYKEQLPSDLVRVNTLFQKAREAGIDIECRSISKEEMSILILSGNYIAIALVDQYKLNHSWLEDLCVSSFCSNRPGYTGHYVVICGYNADTDTFEIRDPASSRKHERVTSRCLEEARKSFGTDEDLLLVRCH
- the LOC116019168 gene encoding guanylyl cyclase 1-like isoform X2, with product MVVSRSFSVEVPHINQLHTWDCGLACVAMVLRTLGFSDCNVIELEELCCTRSIWTVDLAYLLQKYSVDFYYFTVTLGANPKFSVETFYKEQLPSDLVRVNTLFQKAREAGIDIECRSISKEEMSILILSGNYIAIALVDQYKLNHSWLEDLCVSSFCSNRPGYTGHYVVICGYNADTDTFEIRDPASSRKHERVTSRCLEEARKSFGTDEDLLLVRCH
- the LOC116019168 gene encoding guanylyl cyclase 1-like isoform X1, with the protein product MWPLYVLFNKFLGPQEENVHGPDVSNLSFNSSFPFIQLPNGNVYNSMVVSRSFSVEVPHINQLHTWDCGLACVAMVLRTLGFSDCNVIELEELCCTRSIWTVDLAYLLQKYSVDFYYFTVTLGANPKFSVETFYKEQLPSDLVRVNTLFQKAREAGIDIECRSISKEEMSILILSGNYIAIALVDQYKLNHSWLEDLCVSSFCSNRPGYTGHYVVICGYNADTDTFEIRDPASSRKHERVTSRCLEEARKSFGTDEDLLLVRCH